One segment of Gloeocapsa sp. PCC 73106 DNA contains the following:
- the treY gene encoding malto-oligosyltrehalose synthase, translated as MRIPTATYRLQFNSEFKFSDAQKIIPYLKKLGISDIYASPIFKACTGSTHGYDVVDPTQLNPEIGSKEEFESLIEILHQHDLNWLQDIVPNHMAYHSQNLFLMDVLENGPKSDYYDFFDIQWEHPYRDIQGKVLAPLLGDFYGNCLENGELKLEYQESGLSVTYYHLRFPLRIESYLQVITEDLERLERSLGTKHPDFIKFLGILYLLKDANSEMSQKQYRNHLAFTKSLLWELYQSNSVINEFISTNIDTFNGNHEILDNLLSSQYFRLSFWKVGAEELNYRRFFAVNELICVSIENPEVFSKTHDLIHELIQNKSFDGVRIDHIDGLYNPKQYLERLRKHLGNVYITVEKILHPGETLPEDWPVQGTSGYEFLYHLNGLFCQKANENELIQIYRYFTGQWESYEHREIACKRLIADRNLGGDVENLANMLKEIASRYRTTRDFTLSGLRRAIVEVLVLFPIYRTYITAEGVNERYRTYVRRVIQSAKRNTSQLINELNFIEELFLLEGIENLTEEERLQRLHFVMRMQQFSGPLMAKGVEDTLFYIYNPLVSLNEVGGAPNNFGVTIAEFHAFNQQQTIYWPHSMNASSTHDTKRTEDVRARINVLSEIPQEWQTQVTTWQKMNEKYKQYSLNSIIVDSNDEYFLYQNLVGVFPFASYDHEEFVQRIKAYVIKAVREAKVHTAWLRPDTEYEDNFENFVEKLLNTGVETEFLSSLRSFQSKIAFYGMLNSLSQTLLKLTSPGVPDIYQGTEMWDLSLVDPDNRRPVDYDHRLHELEQLEKGKKRDLPSLLKNLLTYATDGRVKLYLTSQTLAALKEYQDIFQQGDYTPLTVTGKYADHVVAFQRHTGEAIAVTIVPRFLTTLVEPGKMPLGEAVWQDTTLELPLNHGGEWLEIFTQRSLSHTSKLKLGKTLDQFPVALLINRC; from the coding sequence ATGCGTATTCCTACAGCTACCTATCGTCTCCAATTTAATTCCGAATTTAAATTTAGCGATGCTCAAAAGATAATTCCCTACCTGAAGAAACTGGGAATATCTGATATCTACGCTTCCCCGATCTTCAAAGCTTGTACAGGAAGCACTCACGGTTACGACGTGGTAGATCCAACTCAATTAAATCCAGAAATAGGTAGCAAAGAAGAGTTTGAGAGTTTAATCGAGATTTTACATCAGCATGATTTAAACTGGCTACAAGATATCGTTCCCAATCACATGGCTTATCATAGCCAGAATTTATTCTTGATGGATGTGTTAGAAAATGGACCAAAATCGGACTACTACGATTTTTTTGATATTCAATGGGAACATCCCTACCGTGATATCCAGGGAAAAGTATTAGCACCTTTATTAGGGGATTTTTACGGTAATTGTCTGGAAAATGGGGAACTGAAACTAGAATACCAAGAATCGGGGCTGAGTGTTACTTACTATCATCTACGGTTTCCTTTGCGGATTGAGTCATATCTTCAAGTGATTACCGAGGATTTAGAGAGATTAGAGCGATCGCTAGGGACAAAACATCCCGATTTTATCAAGTTTTTGGGTATACTCTACCTCCTCAAAGACGCTAACTCAGAGATGAGTCAGAAACAATACCGTAATCACTTAGCTTTTACTAAAAGTTTACTCTGGGAACTCTATCAATCAAACTCAGTCATAAACGAATTTATCAGCACCAATATAGACACATTTAACGGTAATCACGAGATTCTGGATAATTTGCTCTCTTCACAGTACTTTCGTCTGTCTTTTTGGAAAGTAGGTGCGGAAGAATTGAACTATCGACGCTTTTTTGCCGTCAACGAGTTGATTTGTGTCAGTATCGAAAACCCAGAAGTTTTCAGCAAAACCCACGATCTAATTCATGAATTGATTCAAAATAAGAGCTTCGATGGTGTACGTATTGACCATATCGACGGACTCTATAATCCCAAACAGTACTTAGAAAGATTGCGTAAACATCTGGGGAATGTCTATATCACCGTTGAGAAAATACTTCATCCTGGAGAAACACTACCAGAAGATTGGCCCGTACAAGGTACCTCGGGTTACGAATTTCTCTATCACCTCAATGGTTTATTCTGTCAAAAAGCCAATGAAAATGAATTAATTCAGATATACCGATACTTTACAGGACAATGGGAAAGTTATGAGCACAGAGAAATAGCCTGTAAACGATTGATAGCCGATCGCAATCTAGGGGGAGATGTGGAAAATCTAGCGAATATGCTCAAAGAAATTGCCAGTCGCTACCGCACTACCAGAGATTTTACCCTCAGTGGACTGCGTCGAGCTATTGTAGAGGTTTTAGTCTTGTTTCCGATCTATCGTACCTACATTACCGCAGAAGGCGTCAACGAGCGTTACCGTACCTATGTTAGACGGGTAATTCAGTCCGCTAAGCGCAATACCTCCCAACTCATCAACGAGTTAAATTTCATTGAAGAGTTATTTCTTTTAGAAGGAATCGAAAATCTAACAGAAGAAGAAAGGCTACAACGTCTTCATTTTGTTATGCGTATGCAACAATTCTCCGGTCCCCTGATGGCTAAAGGCGTGGAAGATACCCTATTCTATATCTATAATCCTCTGGTGTCTCTCAATGAAGTCGGGGGAGCACCGAATAATTTTGGGGTAACTATAGCGGAATTTCACGCTTTTAACCAACAACAAACTATTTATTGGCCCCATTCAATGAACGCTTCTTCTACCCACGATACTAAACGCACCGAAGATGTGAGAGCGAGAATTAATGTCCTCTCGGAAATTCCTCAAGAATGGCAAACTCAGGTAACAACTTGGCAAAAAATGAATGAGAAATATAAACAGTATTCTTTGAATTCCATTATTGTCGATAGCAATGATGAATATTTTCTCTATCAAAATTTGGTGGGGGTTTTTCCTTTTGCTTCCTATGATCATGAGGAGTTTGTACAACGTATTAAAGCGTACGTGATTAAAGCGGTAAGAGAAGCAAAAGTACACACAGCCTGGCTGCGCCCAGATACAGAATATGAAGACAATTTCGAAAATTTTGTCGAAAAGTTACTAAATACAGGGGTAGAAACTGAGTTTCTCTCTAGTTTGCGTTCTTTTCAAAGTAAAATAGCTTTCTATGGGATGCTCAATTCCCTAAGTCAAACCTTATTAAAGCTGACTTCTCCCGGTGTACCGGATATTTACCAAGGGACAGAAATGTGGGATCTTAGTCTGGTAGATCCAGATAATCGTCGTCCGGTAGATTATGATCACCGTCTACATGAGTTAGAACAATTAGAGAAGGGGAAAAAGCGGGATTTACCTAGTTTATTAAAAAATTTGCTAACTTACGCCACCGATGGTCGGGTTAAACTGTATTTGACGAGTCAAACTCTAGCCGCTTTAAAAGAGTACCAAGATATCTTCCAGCAGGGGGATTATACACCTTTGACGGTGACGGGAAAATACGCCGATCACGTGGTAGCATTTCAACGCCACACGGGAGAGGCGATCGCTGTTACGATTGTACCCCGATTCTTGACCACTCTAGTAGAACCGGGGAAAATGCCCCTCGGTGAAGCAGTTTGGCAAGATACAACTCTGGAATTACCTCTAAATCATGGGGGTGAGTGGTTGGAAATATTTACTCAGCGATCGCTTTCCCACACTAGCAAGCTTAAACTAGGAAAAACCCTAGATCAATTTCCTGTAGCCTTACTAATTAACAGATGCTAA
- a CDS encoding PEP-CTERM sorting domain-containing protein produces the protein MKFKQAFSILIATLGATIIVSPARAQFTVNQNNNEDNLINTLLGSTPELSNFTTTITGDPRAFGIFSNDPFGLGNGLVLSTGNVEEIPGVNTIDGGTVPGTGDATDLSTSFGTPGDVDNSFDLARLELSFDADETADTVFFEYVFGSEEFLEFGGSIFNDSFDLLLNGVNIATLSNGDQATINNLVPNPTGPFSPDFIGNPVGPGTETRLDGFTRSLTFEGDLNPGERNTIQINVRDLSDSLLDSAVFLQGGSLTTEPEPEPEPEPEPEPEPEPEPEPEPEPEPEPEPEPEPEPEPEPEPEPEPEPEPEPEPEPEPEPEPEPIPEPITILGTGLVLASLPVFKKAQKKIKK, from the coding sequence ATGAAGTTTAAACAAGCTTTCTCAATACTTATAGCTACATTAGGCGCGACTATAATAGTTTCACCAGCAAGAGCTCAATTTACAGTTAACCAAAATAACAACGAGGATAACCTGATAAATACTTTGCTGGGTTCTACTCCGGAACTAAGTAATTTTACGACTACAATCACAGGAGATCCTCGAGCTTTTGGGATTTTTAGTAATGATCCTTTTGGTCTTGGAAATGGTCTAGTTTTGAGTACAGGCAATGTTGAAGAAATTCCTGGGGTAAATACCATAGATGGGGGAACTGTACCCGGTACGGGAGATGCAACTGACTTAAGTACTTCTTTTGGTACTCCTGGAGATGTAGACAATTCTTTTGACTTAGCTAGATTGGAATTGAGCTTTGATGCTGATGAAACAGCAGACACAGTATTTTTTGAATATGTATTTGGCTCCGAAGAATTTTTAGAATTTGGCGGTAGTATATTCAACGATTCATTCGATCTACTCTTGAATGGAGTTAACATCGCCACTCTAAGTAACGGGGATCAAGCAACTATCAATAATCTGGTTCCTAATCCTACCGGTCCTTTTAGTCCTGATTTTATCGGCAATCCCGTAGGTCCCGGGACAGAAACTAGACTTGATGGATTCACGAGATCTTTGACATTCGAAGGAGATCTCAATCCTGGTGAGCGTAACACTATCCAAATTAACGTCAGAGATTTATCGGATAGCTTGCTAGATTCAGCGGTTTTTCTTCAAGGTGGGAGTTTAACTACCGAACCCGAACCCGAACCCGAACCCGAACCTGAACCCGAACCCGAGCCTGAACCCGAGCCTGAACCCGAACCCGAACCCGAACCAGAGCCCGAACCAGAGCCCGAGCCTGAACCCGAACCAGAGCCCGAGCCTGAACCCGAACCCGAACCCGAACCAGAGCCCGAGCCTGAACCCGAACCCGAACCTGAACCCGAACCCATTCCCGAACCTATAACTATTCTGGGGACAGGATTGGTACTAGCTTCTCTGCCGGTGTTCAAGAAAGCACAGAAAAAAATCAAGAAGTAA
- the treZ gene encoding malto-oligosyltrehalose trehalohydrolase gives MTLFFCQMRIGAHYLGNDTCEFRVWAPLVETVAVKIIAPQPRLLEMKQDERGYWEVIAAAIPPGTLYQYQLDGIKDRPDPASASQPDGVHGPSEVVYHQAFTWSDGNWQNIALEKLIIYELHVGTFSESGTFDGVIAHLGDLEDLGINCIEIMPVAQFPGTRNWGYDGVYHYGVQNSYGGPLGLKKLVDACHQRGIAVILDVVYNHFGPEGNYTQDFGPYLTEKYQTPWGSAINFDDAYSYGVRNFFRENALYWLREYHVDGLRLDAIHTIYDLGAKHILEEISESVEEYALNQGRPFHLIPESDLNDVRVLRPRNQGGYGLNAQWSDDFHHSLHTLLTGEKEGYYLDFGGCAQFAQVCQDSFAYTGNYSHHRRRYHGSSVSDRPFSQFVVYAQNHDQVGNRMRGERLSELVCFEALKLAAGAVILAPGIPMLFMGEEYGEKAPFLYFISHSDPELVKAVQQGRAREYAEFQHEEEPPNPASVETFESSRLDWSQRDQGEQKILLQFYQRLIELRKNLSPLTNYDRDSVKVYYEDTAQWLYLTRTKGAESVLILMNFSQSTVQLPQITAVNWKKRLDSASKAYLGPGSTLSDHLNPDSQIEIPPLTFAVYEAQR, from the coding sequence ATGACCCTCTTTTTTTGTCAGATGAGAATTGGCGCGCATTATTTAGGAAATGATACTTGTGAGTTTAGGGTTTGGGCGCCCTTGGTTGAGACTGTAGCTGTTAAGATTATAGCTCCCCAACCGCGTCTACTGGAGATGAAACAAGATGAACGGGGTTATTGGGAAGTTATCGCTGCAGCTATTCCTCCAGGGACCCTATATCAGTACCAGTTAGATGGGATAAAAGATCGCCCAGATCCCGCTTCTGCTTCTCAACCAGATGGGGTTCATGGTCCTTCAGAAGTGGTATATCACCAAGCTTTTACTTGGAGTGATGGGAATTGGCAAAATATAGCCTTAGAAAAGCTAATTATCTACGAGTTACACGTGGGGACTTTCAGTGAATCAGGAACTTTTGACGGAGTTATCGCTCATTTAGGAGACTTAGAAGATTTAGGAATTAACTGTATCGAGATTATGCCCGTCGCTCAATTTCCGGGTACTCGCAATTGGGGCTACGATGGAGTTTACCACTATGGGGTGCAAAATTCTTATGGTGGACCCTTGGGGTTAAAAAAACTGGTAGATGCTTGTCATCAGAGGGGAATCGCGGTGATTTTAGACGTGGTTTACAATCATTTTGGTCCCGAGGGAAATTATACTCAAGATTTTGGTCCCTATTTAACGGAGAAATATCAGACTCCTTGGGGGAGTGCGATTAATTTTGACGATGCTTACAGTTATGGGGTGAGAAATTTTTTCAGAGAAAATGCACTCTACTGGTTGAGAGAATACCATGTAGACGGGTTGAGATTAGATGCAATCCACACCATCTATGATTTAGGTGCTAAGCATATTCTGGAGGAAATCAGCGAAAGTGTTGAAGAATACGCTCTAAATCAAGGGCGACCATTTCATTTGATCCCTGAGAGTGATTTAAATGATGTGCGGGTGCTGCGTCCTAGAAATCAGGGCGGATACGGGTTAAACGCTCAGTGGAGTGATGATTTTCATCATTCTCTTCATACTCTGTTAACAGGGGAAAAAGAAGGTTATTATCTAGATTTTGGCGGTTGCGCGCAATTTGCTCAAGTATGTCAGGATAGCTTTGCTTATACTGGAAATTATTCCCACCATCGTCGTCGCTATCATGGGAGCAGTGTGAGCGATCGCCCTTTTTCTCAGTTCGTCGTCTACGCTCAAAATCATGACCAAGTGGGTAATCGCATGAGGGGAGAGCGTCTCTCGGAATTAGTTTGTTTTGAGGCGTTAAAATTAGCAGCAGGAGCAGTAATTCTCGCTCCCGGGATACCTATGTTGTTTATGGGGGAAGAATATGGGGAAAAAGCGCCTTTTCTTTACTTTATCAGTCATAGTGACCCGGAACTAGTTAAAGCGGTACAGCAAGGACGAGCTCGAGAATATGCAGAATTTCAACATGAGGAAGAACCACCAAATCCCGCTAGTGTAGAGACTTTTGAAAGCTCGCGTTTGGATTGGTCACAGCGCGATCAAGGTGAACAAAAAATTCTGCTTCAATTCTATCAACGACTGATTGAACTCAGAAAGAACCTATCCCCTCTGACCAACTACGACCGAGATAGTGTTAAGGTATATTATGAAGACACTGCTCAATGGTTGTACTTGACGCGAACTAAAGGAGCAGAATCAGTTCTTATTTTAATGAACTTTAGCCAGTCAACTGTACAATTACCCCAAATTACCGCAGTCAACTGGAAAAAAAGACTAGATTCAGCTTCAAAAGCTTATTTAGGACCAGGTTCCACCCTGAGTGATCATCTTAACCCTGATTCTCAAATTGAGATACCACCATTGACCTTTGCTGTCTATGAAGCCCAAAGATAA
- a CDS encoding trehalase family glycosidase encodes MLNSEAIQALRAYIKATWKTLTRTPAQILQAAQDPKLEQIPGHPWLVYVSPQEDLEAIKQYIAAILTPTEFSQIELRTLPSDIGEIEEHGLLYLPLDYVVPGGRFNEMYGWDSYFIVLGLLRDQEYTLAQNMADLFSYQIKNYGTILNGNRTYLLNRSHPPLFSRTLLRVFEYNSDINWLKSQLPTVEAYYFYWTVPPHLNQVTGLSHYNALGHGPAPEVVNSEKDEQGLTHYERVLDYYRHHEVEEYDLSLYYDREQDQLTDLFYQGDRSMRESGFDISNRFGPFSVDIIHYAPVCLNVLLYQMEKDIALMHQIAEHEDIAQSWLATAQRRHELIDQFLWDEERGMYFDYNFRSDKRSTYEFMTTFMPLWAGIASPKQAQGLMENLRRFEANGGLLTSNYVSGNQWDAPFGWAPLQLFVVEGLLNYGYREEAFRIASKFIGLVIQEFEKTGTILEKYDVARCSSEVSESIYYGYSSNEIGFGWTNGVILELLALFEFC; translated from the coding sequence ATGCTAAACTCAGAAGCAATTCAAGCTTTAAGAGCTTATATCAAAGCCACTTGGAAAACCTTAACTCGTACTCCCGCTCAAATACTACAAGCTGCTCAAGATCCGAAATTAGAACAAATTCCTGGTCACCCTTGGCTGGTTTACGTGTCTCCCCAAGAAGATTTAGAGGCAATTAAACAGTACATAGCAGCAATTCTCACACCCACAGAATTCTCCCAAATAGAACTACGCACTTTACCTAGCGATATTGGAGAAATTGAAGAGCATGGACTGTTGTATCTACCCCTAGATTACGTAGTACCAGGGGGCAGATTTAATGAAATGTATGGTTGGGATAGCTATTTTATTGTCTTGGGTTTATTACGCGATCAAGAGTACACTCTAGCCCAAAATATGGCAGATTTATTTAGTTACCAAATTAAGAACTATGGGACTATCCTCAATGGTAACCGTACTTATCTGCTCAATCGCTCCCATCCGCCTCTGTTTAGTCGTACTCTGTTGCGAGTCTTTGAGTACAATTCAGATATAAATTGGTTAAAATCTCAGTTACCGACGGTTGAAGCCTATTACTTTTACTGGACTGTACCACCTCACCTTAATCAAGTAACGGGCTTATCTCATTATAATGCTCTCGGTCATGGTCCCGCTCCTGAGGTAGTTAATTCGGAAAAAGACGAACAAGGATTAACTCACTATGAAAGAGTATTAGACTACTATCGTCACCATGAGGTCGAAGAATACGATCTGAGTCTCTACTACGATCGCGAGCAAGATCAACTGACTGACCTATTTTATCAGGGCGATCGCTCTATGCGCGAATCGGGTTTCGATATTAGTAATCGTTTTGGTCCTTTTAGCGTTGATATCATCCATTATGCTCCTGTCTGTCTCAATGTGTTACTTTACCAAATGGAAAAGGATATCGCTCTAATGCACCAAATCGCCGAACACGAAGATATCGCTCAATCCTGGTTAGCTACAGCGCAGCGTCGCCACGAATTAATCGATCAGTTTCTTTGGGATGAGGAGCGTGGTATGTACTTTGACTACAATTTTCGCTCGGACAAGCGTAGTACATATGAATTTATGACAACTTTTATGCCTCTGTGGGCGGGGATCGCTTCTCCAAAGCAAGCACAAGGCTTGATGGAGAATTTACGTAGATTCGAAGCCAATGGGGGATTACTTACCAGCAATTACGTTTCGGGAAATCAGTGGGATGCACCCTTTGGTTGGGCGCCCTTACAGTTGTTTGTGGTTGAAGGTTTACTCAACTATGGTTATCGAGAAGAAGCTTTTCGTATAGCGAGTAAATTTATTGGTTTGGTAATCCAGGAATTTGAAAAAACTGGCACGATTTTAGAAAAATATGACGTTGCTCGTTGTTCTTCAGAGGTTTCTGAATCTATTTACTACGGTTATAGCAGTAATGAAATCGGTTTTGGCTGGACTAATGGCGTCATTCTGGAGTTACTGGCTTTGTTTGAGTTTTGCTAA
- a CDS encoding VCBS repeat-containing protein, with protein MDETNLDSIPELFQEEGEGEQIEVPGEVPDEDPAERSPLKADFNLDGISDLVWRNFSNGSNGYWYMDSVQEGGSFGPSSTTAIAGEDNLNWAISGTADFNGNGTEDILWRNFNNGRVGVWLMNNTTRGAIRNLDRETNTDWYIGGTGDANGDTVPDLYWRNAATGSNGLWYLNEDLGTIARVSIAGESNLDWELVAVDDMNEDNVPDIIWRNRASGENGIWLMGGEVGQEVTQVVAIDSELNAEWNIRGTGDYNGDGFADIVWRNLANGNNGVWLYDGELNRLATVSFTTETNTDWQIVHR; from the coding sequence ATGGACGAAACTAACTTAGATTCAATTCCAGAACTATTTCAGGAAGAGGGAGAAGGGGAACAAATCGAAGTACCTGGAGAAGTACCCGACGAGGACCCAGCAGAAAGAAGCCCACTTAAAGCCGATTTTAATCTAGACGGTATCTCTGATCTAGTATGGCGCAACTTCTCCAATGGCTCAAATGGCTACTGGTACATGGATAGCGTTCAAGAAGGTGGAAGCTTTGGTCCTAGTTCTACAACTGCGATCGCAGGTGAGGATAATCTCAATTGGGCTATTTCCGGAACCGCTGACTTTAACGGTAACGGTACCGAAGATATCCTCTGGCGTAACTTTAACAACGGTCGTGTCGGTGTTTGGTTAATGAATAACACAACCCGGGGAGCGATTCGTAATCTAGATAGAGAAACTAACACAGATTGGTACATCGGCGGAACCGGTGACGCTAATGGTGATACTGTCCCCGATCTTTACTGGCGTAACGCAGCCACAGGATCTAACGGGCTTTGGTATCTAAACGAAGATCTTGGTACTATCGCTAGAGTATCCATCGCTGGTGAGAGCAATCTTGATTGGGAATTGGTGGCGGTAGATGATATGAACGAAGACAACGTTCCTGACATTATCTGGCGTAACCGCGCCTCTGGAGAAAATGGTATCTGGCTCATGGGCGGTGAAGTCGGACAAGAAGTAACTCAAGTTGTTGCCATCGATTCCGAACTCAATGCTGAGTGGAATATTCGTGGCACAGGTGATTACAATGGAGATGGTTTTGCTGATATCGTTTGGCGTAATTTAGCTAACGGTAATAATGGAGTATGGTTGTACGATGGTGAACTTAACCGTCTGGCAACCGTATCTTTTACCACAGAAACCAACACAGATTGGCAGATTGTTCACCGTTAA